In a single window of the Luteolibacter arcticus genome:
- a CDS encoding PRC-barrel domain-containing protein translates to MKVFNRTAICSLLPFFIAIPAMAQKPDSPEEVTQAIGKNSESAWRASKLIGMDLVNSSKESIGEIKDIAIDLESGKVLGVIVSTGGFLGVQDTLSAVPISALAYDADSKSFTTSLTKEQVGKVPQFKSTEWPDLSSASLGTKLRGVRDSIGGDVSAPDNTAKNERDMNEKTTTPVDQGNSDSDLKMTKDIRSTIVGADLSFNAKNIKIITRDGAITLRGVVESKEEHAAILKIAKEHAGSATISDNLEVKTK, encoded by the coding sequence ATGAAAGTCTTCAACCGTACTGCCATCTGCTCACTCCTTCCCTTCTTCATCGCGATTCCCGCCATGGCCCAAAAGCCGGACTCTCCGGAAGAAGTCACCCAGGCGATCGGCAAGAACAGCGAATCCGCATGGCGGGCTTCAAAGCTCATCGGCATGGATCTGGTGAATTCGAGCAAGGAGTCGATTGGCGAGATCAAGGACATCGCCATCGACCTTGAGAGCGGGAAGGTGCTCGGCGTCATCGTTTCGACGGGCGGATTCCTCGGCGTGCAAGACACGCTCAGCGCCGTCCCGATCTCCGCCCTTGCTTACGATGCGGATTCAAAATCCTTCACCACTTCCCTGACGAAGGAGCAGGTGGGCAAGGTGCCACAGTTCAAGTCCACGGAGTGGCCGGACCTCAGTTCGGCATCCCTCGGCACCAAGCTCCGCGGCGTCCGCGACTCCATCGGCGGCGATGTTTCTGCCCCCGATAACACCGCCAAGAACGAGCGCGATATGAACGAGAAGACCACCACCCCTGTGGACCAGGGCAACAGTGACTCCGATCTCAAGATGACCAAGGATATCCGCTCCACCATCGTCGGCGCGGATCTCTCCTTCAATGCGAAGAACATCAAGATCATCACCCGCGATGGTGCCATCACCCTGCGCGGTGTGGTGGAAAGCAAGGAGGAGCACGCAGCCATCCTGAAGATCGCCAAGGAGCACGCGGGCAGTGCCACCATCTCCGACAATCTCGAAGTAAAAACCAAATAA
- a CDS encoding DUF3341 domain-containing protein translates to MSHKSVYAIATSHSQAEQIVDNLSAAGFSANDISVLFPDKGTTHEFSHEKNTKAPEGAVTGAATGGVLGGTLGLLAGIGALAIPGVGPLIAAGPLLAALSGAAAGATVGGIAGGLIGLGIPEIEAKRYENRVSEGNILVSVHAVDGDEVDRAKEILKAAGAEDISSTSISDAKSTVS, encoded by the coding sequence ATGAGCCACAAATCCGTATACGCCATCGCCACCTCTCATTCCCAAGCCGAGCAGATCGTTGACAATCTCTCCGCCGCCGGGTTCTCAGCCAATGACATCTCGGTGTTGTTTCCCGACAAGGGCACCACGCACGAATTCTCCCACGAGAAGAATACCAAGGCTCCGGAGGGAGCGGTCACCGGTGCTGCCACGGGCGGCGTGCTCGGTGGAACCCTGGGCCTGCTCGCAGGGATCGGCGCACTCGCCATCCCCGGCGTGGGTCCGCTGATCGCCGCCGGTCCGCTGCTTGCCGCGCTGAGCGGCGCTGCCGCGGGTGCCACGGTGGGCGGCATTGCCGGGGGCCTGATCGGCCTCGGCATTCCAGAGATCGAAGCCAAGCGCTACGAGAACCGGGTCAGCGAAGGCAACATTCTCGTCTCCGTGCACGCGGTTGATGGCGATGAAGTCGATCGCGCCAAAGAGATCCTCAAGGCCGCCGGAGCTGAAGACATCTCTTCCACATCGATCTCGGATGCGAAGAGCACCGTGAGCTAA